The sequence below is a genomic window from Sander lucioperca isolate FBNREF2018 chromosome 10, SLUC_FBN_1.2, whole genome shotgun sequence.
GACCAACACAGGTGGATGTGTCTAACTTAGTCATCAAAAGCAAGCCGTCAagctagagctgggcgatatggaaaaaaatcaaatatcccgatatttttgaccaaatatatcaatgtcgatattgcggcgatattgtagggttgactactcgtgctttcacaaaatattaacacaatgagagttttgataaataatcaccaataatgtggatacaatgactaagtgggtaaaggcaaataataaaacggctagtaagtctggtaagttcagaaaattactttactgtattgcagcctttaaaaatggtaaaaagacaacacaatattacgatatccaaaatttaagaagatatttagcctcatacagtatatctatgtcaatatatcaatatattgcacAGCACTACGTCAAGCTGCTAATACATCCATTAGTCCTATTATGCCCAAAACTCTTGCCATGCCAGTCCTGGTTATGGGAGTTTTCGGTATACTGCTGTAAAGTACACTTATGTGAAAATAGGTTTCACCAGTTGATTCTTTGGCAGCAGCACGTAGGCACACCCTTGTGGAGCAAAAAAAAGGAGTGAATGTAAAGTACAAAATCTGATATAGAGTtttaataaaagtttattgtagTAGCAATTTGATAAGACGTTACCAGGCCTCAGTCTGTGTTAAACAGCATAAACACTTTATTATACATTTGACGGGTGAATCATACAAGAACaaagtatataaagtagttctGTTATACAACACCTGAAATGTCAAGTAGTGTCAAGATTGATTCATTAAAGCTGAATCTGTTAGCAGACATGAGACCATCTCTGCTGTGGGGACAAATTCTACTGTTCTCTTAAGCAAGAGGCACCATTACAGCAATTAGTGATACTTCAGTTGTGTTAATATACAACACAACAAACCGAGGCAGCTGTTAATCATTAAACACAGCAATGAATGTCACAGATGTAGATTActgaagaacattttaaaaatagtgcAGGGACAAAAGCAAATGTGAAGGACCACTGGTTAATTTGATCATGTATCATTCACAACTTTATTTTATgtgaaaataacatttaaagagACACAGCAAAAATGCTTaacactaggggtgggaatctcttggcaccttatgattcgattccgattcagaggccaaagattcgattctaaaccgattatcgatgcaacaattttttaatgtacatttccatgcgtgatttaaaaaaatatacatataaatctgagtttgctactcagtttgctaatcacttcctagacaaagcagctagacaaagcttagattttgacatatacaatatttgttacacacaagttttaatgaaatgttttgtctactgaggtttttgtttggtagtcgttccatgcttaagccttaaacgtgctggtgaaagtcaccttctctcccagtaatcttccaggtcagaggctcagtcatgtttaaaggtggagaattggcttcttagaacatgaaacatgaggtggtcagatgtaatgtgataaagtagatgaacagcctatatgtgttttgcctaattattttatgtatgtcttattagatcatgtgtgtatatatacaaaaaaatgtttttccttttggccatttttgtgtgttttttttctgcctaaactctaagttgttgtccattatcccatcctctttcagtcactctgttttctgatttgtacttgtctggagacagtaacttttaaataaaaataaacacattaaaaaaaaaaaaaaaaaaaaatcttaaataaaataatcgattattaacttatcagaaacgataatcgaatcgttctagagagaatcgtgatgcatctaagaatcgattatttttcccacccctacttaacacacacacacacacacacacacacacacacacattgtctaAAGTAAATCCAATTGTAGATCAAAATGAGCAAGCTTGTTATATAACATCTAGTATTTCCACAGACAATATACAGTCTTTAGACCGATATGAGTGCCACCGTGGTCAGGACAATGCAAAACATGGACATAGAACCACTGATGGGAGTGGAGGAGTCtagatcagaaaaaaaaaccttactTTTATTCTTTTCCATTTGCAATCACATATCAGAATAAACAAGTTAGAGTTATAAAAGAGAGCTTAAATACCATGCAGGTTGTGGAACACAGAGGCTTTCAGACCAGTGATAGGGTTATGGGCGGTGCAGGTGTACCTCCCCAGGTCCATCTCTTCCATCTCACGAATGTAGTGTACAAACCCGTGCATCATCATGTGTTTGAACGTCCAGAGGAAAGTTGCCTTAGGTAGGGAATCAGCAAAGCAGCTAAGAACAACACTCTCTTCCAGTTCTGCTCCTATTGGTGTCTGAACGATTATTGGTCTGTCAGGTCCATCTGAACAGATGAGAAAGAAGATAATGGTTATGAGATTgaagaaaaaataattatagGAGCTTGAGCACTTACTCAAAATGTAAAGATGGTGAAAAAAACATCATGGTACAATTGAAAGTACTTACAATAGACTTCAAGCCTGCATTTGGCCGTGTCAAAGCTGAAATCATTGCTAACGTTACAAAGAAACTCTCCCGTGTCTCTCCTGTTCACGGGGCTGATGGACAACACTCTGTTGCCATCGTGAAAACTGAATCCATCTCCAGAAACCAGAGGTTTTCCGTCCTTCATCCACACTCTAGACTTAAAGCTGTCAGCATCGCAGGTTAGGTTCAGGGAGGTTTTACCTTCTATTAAGTTTTCTGTGGGGCAGGCCATAGTGGGTTTCGACACTTTGGCTGTGCATAAAAATTGAAAAGAAAGCTAATAAGAGGCATTCTTAAAGCAGACATTTTGTTTCAGATTTATTCATTCTAAATTAGTTGGTATTACACAGGCATTATTTTCAATTCTTCCGAACATTAAATACAACATCAAATTATTTAGTCTTACTTACTCAGCACGTCCAGTTTAGCAGTTCCTTGAATCTGCCCTGCTCCATGTGGGATGATGATTAAGTCATATTCTCCGCTGTCCTTTTCAGTCAGGTTTCTAAGCACCAAAGATCCAGTAGATTTATCCAGGATGATCCTGTTCTCATAGCCTGGTCCCACTACATCTACACTGGTTGAAGTTATTACATTGGTGGTACCATTGAAGCTCCAAGTCAATGCCATAAATGgttcagctgccggttttacaGATGTTGTGAAGGTCACACTCTGCCCTGCTACTTCACTAAGTAAGTCGACAGTGAGCACACCGGCTCCATAGCAAAGACCTGCTGAAATGTGAACATAGTTAGCCGACATTTCACAACCTGTAGTTCTAATGATGAATTTAAAACCATTAATACCTTACCTGAGGAGAGGAAGACAAGTATGGTTGACCTGAGAAACGTATAGTTCATGGTGTATTACTCAGTTTGGTCCTCCTGTAATGTTACCTGACTTCTGCCGTCTGAGTTTGTGCAACAGCGGAATAAGTGCCCTTGAAATTATCTGCAATAAATGAAACATGTCATCAAGATGTCGTCAGACTTGGCATGCCTACTTATTACCTCAATGTAACCCTTTGGGTTTATGGTAGCTCTCCAAACTTGCATAAcaactaataaaaaaacaactgcatGTTCAGGAATTATGAGTAATATTCACTTTTACCTCAGAGTTACTCCGAAGTTTTAGGAGAAAAAGTCTAAAGCAGGGTTTTCTTAATGTCTGGACCAGAGGCGTTGTTAGGCCTGGGCGTCCCCGGCTACagccctctctttctctctttttttttttttttttacaaaataagtataatagaataaaaaagcCCCAGAATGGCACATGCAAATAAAGGAAACAAGTATTATCCAAGGCACTCGCAGttcttacatttttgttgtagAACTCATGGTAGAACTGTGACTTTGTCTGGTTTATTTTTCCAAGGCGAATAAAACCGGCAGCTACGTGCGGGGTCTGACCAGCATGACGTATTTGTTGCTATCACCTAGCAACCGTCtctattcaatttcaatttcaattcaattttatttatagtatcaaatcataacaagagttatctcgagacactttacagatagagtcggtctagaccacacattataattacaaagccccaacaattccagtaattccctcaagagcaagcattagcagtggctattgcgacagtggcgaggaaaaacttcatttcaggaagaaacctcggcagacccagactcttggtaggtggtgtctgacggtgccggttgggggtgtgatgaacagtggcaataatagtcacaaagataatggaactaaaCAGTCactacaatggtagtcgtagtagtttgtgtcatagtagggcacagcagggcgttacggggtgtaacGTGGCACaacagagcatgggtggacgcacTGGATGCGGCAGGacgcagccggacactgcagggaattgcagagcgtagcagggtgtagcaggtccatagcgacAGCTGCACCCTGGACCCAGGtgttggtgccaccctaatccaaggcgatattctgggtgaagaagaaatatAAGGACTCCgcggagtaaactccccagagctaggttagtaacaggcatttctgggagaaggatgcacacaaaggaaccaaatgaaaagagtgatgagagagcagctcattgtgtcataggaaggaaggaaattccccagcagtctagaattatagtaacataactaagagaggcaggctaaagagaggagcctggtcgggctagaactctccccaaccggatcgggctgtatGGCCTGCCTTCCTCTACTCTCACTATTTTCTTTATTATATGATAGGTAGATTTGATGACTATGAGGAGAAGCAGAGATGTGAGGAAAGTTGTGAAAGGTGAAATTTTCGGAGGAATCGTAGCCAAATCAGTCTAATACATTGATGCTATTTACACAAAGTTTAGTGCAATACTAATGATTCCTGTACCGTGacgtttacagtctatggttcagactcaaacacatgGAGCTCTGAAGTAAACCTGCTTTAGTgtccagtcttttttttttttttttttttttaaagatgattttaaaaatgtatttatataaattatttattgacaggacagctgaataaatgaaaggagagagagggggaatgacatgcagcaaagggccgcaggtcagagtcggagtatatatatatagatatagatacagacagacagatcctGCGCTTACAAAACGTTGACCCATTGTTGCCTCGTTCCCCCCCCCCGATCAGAGAAGAACTTTTCTTTCAGGCCTATCCCACACTCCCTTTCTAATGTCTAATTACTGTAAGTCCAGATGGCCTCTCATAACCCAGGGAAAAGGGGCAACAATGGAGCGACATGAACTCTAAAAACCTCttcttaacactttcacaaaatatattctaacactgtaccgaactataggtgtgaaagcgcccttaaACAACTTGTCCTTGCCTACCAAATACCACTTCAACTAAGTTGCAACTGAAACCAAAGTTAGGCACTTGCTCATCACACTTCTACCCTTTTACAGTATGTAGTAAAGTTACAGATTTTTTTAGCACTCATTCCTTTGCTTATTCCCTGTTCTAGCTTCAGGGAGAGTTTAACTTTCAGGAAGATATCCTGCTCAGTAAATCACATCAATAACACTTTGCTCAACATCTTTTTTCCACCATAGTGCCAGAACAAGTTACACCACAGGAGGGCAGCATAATGCAGCTTTTGCCATGGAAGTGTTGTGCAGATTCAAAGGATGTATATCAATATTCAGACATTTAGCAACTTAGCACTTTGGAAGATTTTCAGTTGAACCTATAATAATTACAGCTGCCATAGCACGGCATTTATAAAGAGTACTGTCAGTCTATTAGCTCTAGTTAATTATGTTGGGACCACAGCAAGGAAGAATCAAACTGGATATTAAATATTATCTTGTAAACAGAGGATTCAGAGCAGCGGCCtctgagataaagaagtcatgacCAAAAGGTGGTCATCCTGAACAAAGAGCACTGtttaaactgatctgaaacAAAGAGCACTGTTTAAACTCACCAGGTAACAAAGAGCATGTGACCTGCTCAAGAACACTGATTTCCGATCGGACCACGGACCAACTGACCGGGGGAATAAATACGCTGAGAACTGACTAAACTTCGTCTTCCACTGGTGGCTCGCGCTGCTGAAGGAAGCGCGCAAGCGCTTGTGCTAAAAACTTCTACTTTCTGGCGAAAGTGGATTTATCTCTCGGTGTTCTGAAGAACACTACTGGATCCTGGAAACACGCACCTCGTGTTTCAAAACTGCAAAAGAGAACACCTTTTCTCTACAAGGAAATCGGACTACACAACGCCGCTCTTTCCTTCATCGAAGTCGACTGAACTGCTCCAAACCCTGCCCGGTGGAGTTGTTTCGTTAACCCTGGCCAAGTGGTTAACCCGTTTCTGTCCTACGTGGAAAATCCGCCGGACAAACCTAACGGACTACATACAGTAGGGCTTAGTGTtctgggcagagagagagaacatagTATGTTTATTAATGTGTAAAGGGCTAATGTTGCCATttgtttaccattaatgtgatctgattaatacagtgcTATTGATGCACgttttgatttattaatctgATTGAACCGCCAAGTCCAATCCATttgctgtgaatgtactctgatcacagtgcattgttgatatgttatGTTGATATTGCAGCTAGCTTGTTAAAACTGTAATTGCTACCTGCTAACTCCCTTTTCATGGAGTTTTAGTTATTGTACTGAGTGAGAGAATCAGGTTTTTCAaagtgtctttctttctctaaggggctttctttctcctttcgctaacacacacacaccacacgtaTGGACATATAGCTACACACACGCGCTCAGGTGAACAGCTGACcaaacagcgagtcacataaCCCGCAGAGCGCACACCGCTCCACAACGGCGctcctgtgtgtccctgtgtttgCCCTACGTTAGTTAGAGAGCTAACTGGCTAGCCTAGCCACGTGGAGCCTGCAACGCAGCCCACTGCCGCCCTCTTGGGGCTAACTAGCTTTTGTGCAGCTAACGCCTAGCTCCAAGGAGCTAACGGCTAGCTAATCTGGGCGTAACCAAGCAACCACGGGTTTCGCCCCTCCCCCTcctattttcacacacacacacacacacacacacacacacacacacacacacacacacacacacacacacacacacacacacacacacacagacatggtcACTACATGTCTGtcgtttgctttgttttgttgtacttaaaagaaacgtatattggttttaattgatcaaaggattattgattggccattgataattttgaagttaataaattctactatactttaattagcggttgtttgtgattatttgtgtacctACTGTAATAACAAGCTGGTTGAACACAGTCTGTGCTCGGACTCACACTTCCTTTTGTCTCTTTAAGAATACCAGATAGATTAACCAAGTTAAGGTCGGTATTTTAAAGGGAAAAATATCACTAATGAGACTATTTCACAGATCAGtgttggcccctgaagtttcagggtggtgccccgttttgattttgttgatttgatagttattaataaccatattcataactttattaatattgataaacatctttgataatatgccaataactAGATCTGTACCCTACCGGAACCCAACAATTAGCTTTCACTGAGTAAACTCCAGAGGCACAATTTTagtaaaacattaacattttaattaaagtATACAATATACAGCTTTATTAAAATACTATCAACTCTAAGCCCTTATTTCCACAGTTGGcagttttcaataaaaacattttttattttgatgtatCTTGTTTTACATATCTTCTCCATAATGTCTTATCTCAACCCAATATGTTTCCATTTTCGTTTAGAATGTTGTGTTTAGACACAGTAGGAGATCaggaaaataaaacaagcaTTAGATATACACTTAAATTCACAAAGTAaacaaaatgcataaaaaactagaagggcactctgagagcgcagacctccgaCAAGgtatgccctatctcacaatgttaatgtagTCTGAATGTTCCCCGTCGGGAAATATTTCTTCCAGTTGTTccaacaccacatgaatgcagcacaaacgcGTTCTCGCAATATTAATGAAAGTGAATCATAATTTGTGCATCTTTCCCGTGAATTGGATCTGCTCCATAATGTAATGGATTTTTCCTTTGCCCACGCTAAACCTAtccaccaagtttcattaaaaatcgggccagtagtttttccgtaaacttgctgacagacaaacaaaccaacaaacaaacaaacaaacacatgaaccaaacataacctccttggcggaggCAATTTCATTGCTTCAATTATATAAACATCAGAATCAAATTAAAACACATTCACCACTGTTTAATAGTTGAAACATTATTATGTTTTACTTTACATGCAAAAAGGCAGAAAATctattttcaaataaatattttttatattaacaatacaTCACGTTACAAAAGGACTCAGAGTGTCAAACTCTTAGAGAATTATCATCAAACTCCAGCCCTATGGAGCTCTTTATTCTATATTAGCTCTTTATTTTGGGTTTGAAGAAATGTCACTATAAACTAAAGATAGCAGAGAAAATGTgtcaattaaaaacaaatattgacattcattaatattttcttttcttcaggCTGGTTATGATGTTTCAAGTTTGGTTATTTTCTGATCATCTGCTGGACAAGAAGTGAAAAGGAGGGACATGTCACTGCTTTGATCAACTCTACTGTATGTGATAATCAACTGTCTGTCAGTAATCGTTGGCCTATAGTAGGCTTTTCACGTAAACTAAAGTTATTTATtatgataataatacaatattacaaccaatgggtgcttttcccttaaaaaaacatgaatcattTTTCACTAAATAGGAAGAATTAGTTAAAAAATTATATCGTTGAGTTTACAAGTTCTCATATACCTCTGAAGTGTACTCA
It includes:
- the LOC116049795 gene encoding carcinoembryonic antigen-related cell adhesion molecule 1-like isoform X2, with amino-acid sequence MNYTFLRSTILVFLSSGLCYGAGVLTVDLLSEVAGQSVTFTTSVKPAAEPFMALTWSFNGTTNVITSTSVDVVGPGYENRIILDKSTGSLVLRNLTEKDSGEYDLIIIPHGAGQIQGTAKLDVLTKVSKPTMACPTENLIEGKTSLNLTCDADSFKSRVWMKDGKPLVSGDGFSFHDGNRVLSISPVNRRDTGEFLCNVSNDFSFDTAKCRLEVYYGPDRPIIVQTPIGAELEESVVLSCFADSLPKATFLWTFKHMMMHGFVHYIREMEEMDLGRYTCTAHNPITGLKASVFHNLHDSSTPISGSMSMFCIVLTTVALISV
- the LOC116049795 gene encoding carcinoembryonic antigen-related cell adhesion molecule 1-like isoform X1; protein product: MNYTFLRSTILVFLSSAGLCYGAGVLTVDLLSEVAGQSVTFTTSVKPAAEPFMALTWSFNGTTNVITSTSVDVVGPGYENRIILDKSTGSLVLRNLTEKDSGEYDLIIIPHGAGQIQGTAKLDVLTKVSKPTMACPTENLIEGKTSLNLTCDADSFKSRVWMKDGKPLVSGDGFSFHDGNRVLSISPVNRRDTGEFLCNVSNDFSFDTAKCRLEVYYGPDRPIIVQTPIGAELEESVVLSCFADSLPKATFLWTFKHMMMHGFVHYIREMEEMDLGRYTCTAHNPITGLKASVFHNLHDSSTPISGSMSMFCIVLTTVALISV